From Streptomyces sp. NBC_00370, a single genomic window includes:
- a CDS encoding 6-phosphofructokinase, producing the protein MRIGVLTSGGDCPGLNAVIRSVVHRAVVDHGDEVIGFHDGWKGLLECDYRKLDLDAVGGILARGGTILGSSRVQPAHLRDGVERAKGHVADLGLDAIIPIGGEGTLKAASLLSDAGLPIVGVPKTIDNDIASTDVTFGFDTAVGVATEALDRLKTTAESHQRVLIVEVMGRHTGWIALHSGMAAGAHAIVVPERPFDIGELTELVGKRFSAGKRFAIVVVAEGAKPREGSMEFDVGMKDAYGHERFAGVARQLSIELEERLGKEARPVILGHVQRGGTPTAYDRVLATRFGWHAVEASHRGEFGMLTALRGTDIVMVPLAEAVETLKTVPAERYAEAECVL; encoded by the coding sequence ATGCGAATTGGTGTGCTCACCTCCGGCGGCGACTGTCCCGGCCTCAACGCCGTGATCAGGTCCGTCGTGCATCGCGCCGTCGTCGACCACGGCGACGAGGTGATCGGCTTCCACGACGGGTGGAAGGGTCTCCTGGAGTGCGACTACCGCAAGCTCGACCTTGACGCCGTGGGCGGGATCCTGGCCCGCGGGGGCACGATCCTGGGCTCGTCCCGGGTCCAGCCCGCCCATCTGCGGGACGGCGTGGAGCGGGCCAAGGGCCATGTCGCCGACCTCGGTCTCGACGCGATCATCCCGATCGGCGGCGAGGGCACGCTCAAGGCGGCCAGTCTGCTCTCCGACGCGGGGCTGCCGATCGTCGGTGTCCCGAAGACCATCGACAACGACATCGCGTCGACGGACGTGACCTTCGGGTTCGACACGGCCGTCGGGGTCGCGACCGAGGCGCTGGACCGGCTGAAGACCACCGCCGAGTCGCACCAGCGGGTGCTGATCGTCGAGGTCATGGGGCGGCACACCGGCTGGATCGCGCTGCACTCCGGCATGGCGGCGGGCGCCCACGCGATCGTGGTGCCCGAGCGGCCCTTCGACATCGGCGAGCTGACCGAGCTGGTCGGCAAGCGCTTCTCGGCGGGCAAGCGGTTCGCCATCGTCGTGGTCGCCGAGGGCGCCAAGCCGCGCGAGGGCTCGATGGAGTTCGACGTCGGCATGAAGGACGCGTACGGCCACGAGCGTTTCGCCGGGGTGGCACGGCAGCTCTCCATCGAGCTGGAGGAGCGGCTCGGCAAGGAGGCCAGGCCGGTGATACTCGGTCATGTGCAGCGCGGCGGTACGCCGACCGCGTACGACAGGGTCCTGGCGACCCGGTTCGGCTGGCACGCCGTCGAGGCCTCGCACCGCGGCGAGTTCGGCATGCTGACGGCGCTGCGCGGCACGGACATCGTGATGGTGCCGCTGGCGGAGGCCGTGGAGACGCTGAAGACGGTGCCGGCCGAGCGGTACGCCGAGGCGGAGTGCGTGCTGTGA
- a CDS encoding type 1 glutamine amidotransferase, with protein sequence MSESSLRLVWIYPDLLSTYGDQGNALVVERRARQRRLGVTRVDVRSDQPIPTSGDIYLIGGGEDRPQRLAAERLRRDGGLGRAVSNGAIIFSVCAGYQILGHEFINDLGEREPGLGLLDVVSTRGEGERCVGDVLGDIDPQLNLPPLTGFENHQGITHLGPAARPFARVRLGKGNGTGDGTEGAFNGTVFGTYMHGPVMARNPQIADLLLKLALDVNALPPTDDRWFEALRAERVAAATQPA encoded by the coding sequence ATGAGTGAGAGCAGCCTGCGGCTGGTGTGGATCTATCCGGACCTGCTGAGCACGTACGGGGACCAGGGCAACGCCCTCGTGGTGGAGCGCAGGGCCCGGCAGCGGCGGCTCGGGGTCACCCGCGTCGACGTACGCAGCGACCAGCCGATCCCCACCTCCGGTGACATCTACCTCATCGGGGGCGGCGAGGACCGCCCGCAGCGACTGGCGGCCGAGCGGCTGCGCAGGGACGGCGGGCTCGGCCGCGCCGTGTCCAACGGCGCGATCATCTTCTCGGTCTGCGCCGGCTACCAGATCCTCGGCCACGAGTTCATCAACGACCTGGGTGAGCGCGAGCCGGGTCTTGGGCTGCTCGACGTGGTCTCCACCCGGGGCGAGGGCGAGCGGTGCGTCGGCGACGTGCTGGGCGACATCGACCCGCAGCTCAACCTGCCGCCCCTGACGGGCTTCGAGAACCACCAGGGCATCACCCATCTCGGCCCCGCCGCGCGGCCGTTCGCCCGGGTCAGGCTCGGCAAGGGCAACGGTACGGGGGACGGTACGGAGGGCGCGTTCAACGGCACCGTCTTCGGTACGTACATGCACGGTCCCGTGATGGCGCGGAACCCGCAGATCGCGGATCTGCTGCTGAAGCTGGCGCTGGACGTCAACGCGCTGCCGCCGACGGACGACCGGTGGTTCGAGGCGCTGCGCGCCGAGCGGGTGGCCGCGGCGACACAGCCCGCCTGA
- the def gene encoding peptide deformylase — protein sequence MRNRPIPGSTGRVRAMRMLGDPVLHAPCEPVTDFGPALGGLIEDLYATMYAARGVGLSANQIGVGLRVFVFDCPDDEDVRHLGHVVNPRLVEADGVVVRGPEGCLSLPGIEAGTERFDRAVVEGFDREGGPVRLEGGGFFARCLQHECDHVAGTVYPDRLTGWRKAKVLRAARRAPWSG from the coding sequence ATGCGAAACCGCCCGATCCCCGGCAGTACCGGGCGAGTACGAGCCATGCGAATGCTCGGCGACCCGGTGCTGCACGCTCCCTGTGAACCCGTCACGGACTTCGGCCCCGCGCTCGGCGGACTGATCGAGGATCTTTACGCGACGATGTACGCGGCGCGCGGCGTCGGCCTGTCCGCCAATCAGATCGGCGTGGGGCTGCGGGTGTTCGTGTTCGACTGCCCCGACGACGAGGACGTCCGCCATCTCGGACACGTCGTCAACCCGCGGCTCGTCGAGGCGGACGGGGTCGTCGTTCGCGGTCCCGAGGGCTGTCTCTCGCTGCCCGGCATCGAGGCGGGAACCGAGCGGTTCGACCGTGCGGTGGTCGAGGGGTTCGACCGCGAGGGCGGTCCGGTACGGCTGGAGGGCGGCGGTTTCTTCGCCCGCTGCCTGCAGCACGAGTGCGACCATGTGGCCGGCACCGTCTATCCCGACCGGCTCACCGGATGGCGCAAGGCCAAGGTGCTGCGCGCGGCACGCCGGGCGCCGTGGAGCGGCTGA
- a CDS encoding DEAD/DEAH box helicase, translating into MIFAASSGSLIRAEGRQDGVVTLIDQLPPDADPDALFEAFSSWTEGQGIALYPAQEEALIEVVSGANVIVSTPTGSGKSLIAAGAHFTALAQDKVTFYSAPIKALVSEKFFDLCKLFGTENVGMLTGDASVNADAPVICCTAEVLASIALRDGKHADIGQVVMDEFHFYAEPDRGWAWQIPLLELPQAQFILMSATLGDMSRFEEDLTRRTGRPTSVVRSATRPVPLSYEYRLTPITETLTELLETRQAPVYIVHFTQAAAVERAQSLMSINMCTREEKDKIADLIGSFRFTTKFGRNLSRYVRHGIGVHHAGMLPKYRRLVEKLAQAGLLKVICGTDTLGVGVNVPIRTVLFTALTKYDGTRVRTLRAREFHQIAGRAGRAGFDVAGLVVAQAPEHVVENEKALAKAGDDPKKRRKVVRKKAPEGFVAWSETTFDKLIGSDPEPLTSRFRVTHTMLLSVIARPGNAFEAMRHLLEDNHEPRRQQLRHIRRAIAIYRSLLDGGVVERLETPDAEGRIVRLTVDLQQNFALNQPLSTFALASFELLDPDSPSYALDMVSVVESTLDDPRQILAAQQNKARGEAVGQMKADGIEYEERMERLQDVTYPRPLEELLVHAYNTYRTSHPWVGDHPVSPKSVIRDMYERALTFTEFTSHYELARTEGIVLRYLAGAYKALEHTIPDHLKSEDLEDLTAWLGEMVRQVDSSLLDEWEQLANPEVDTAEQAQEKADQVRPVTANARAFRVLVRNAMFRRVELAALDKVGELGELDAESGWDADKWGEAMDAYWDEYEDMSTGPDARGPKLLAIEEDAAHGLWRVRQTFADPKGDHDWGISAEVDLAASDEEGLAVVRVTSVGQL; encoded by the coding sequence ATGATCTTCGCGGCGTCGTCCGGTTCCCTCATCCGGGCGGAAGGCAGGCAAGATGGGGTGGTGACCCTCATCGATCAGCTGCCGCCGGATGCCGACCCCGATGCCCTCTTCGAGGCGTTCTCCTCCTGGACCGAAGGCCAGGGCATCGCGCTCTACCCGGCTCAGGAGGAGGCGCTGATCGAGGTGGTCTCGGGAGCCAACGTGATCGTCTCGACCCCCACCGGGTCGGGAAAGAGCCTGATCGCGGCGGGTGCGCACTTCACGGCGCTGGCCCAGGACAAGGTCACCTTCTACAGCGCGCCGATCAAGGCGCTGGTCTCGGAGAAGTTCTTCGACCTGTGCAAACTCTTCGGCACCGAGAACGTCGGCATGCTGACCGGCGACGCCTCCGTCAACGCCGACGCGCCCGTCATCTGCTGTACGGCGGAGGTGCTGGCCTCCATCGCGCTGCGTGACGGCAAGCACGCCGACATCGGCCAGGTCGTCATGGACGAGTTCCATTTCTACGCCGAGCCGGACCGCGGCTGGGCCTGGCAGATCCCGCTGCTGGAACTGCCGCAGGCCCAGTTCATCCTGATGTCGGCGACGCTCGGTGACATGTCGCGGTTCGAGGAGGATCTGACCCGGCGTACGGGCCGGCCGACCTCCGTCGTACGGTCGGCGACCCGCCCGGTGCCGCTGTCGTACGAGTACCGTCTGACGCCGATCACGGAGACGCTGACCGAGCTGCTGGAGACCCGGCAAGCCCCGGTGTACATCGTGCACTTCACCCAGGCGGCGGCCGTCGAGCGTGCCCAGTCGCTGATGAGCATCAACATGTGCACCCGGGAGGAGAAGGACAAGATCGCCGATCTGATCGGCAGTTTCCGCTTCACCACCAAGTTCGGCCGCAACCTGTCGCGTTACGTCCGCCACGGCATCGGCGTGCACCACGCGGGCATGCTGCCCAAGTACCGCCGGCTGGTCGAAAAGCTGGCGCAGGCAGGCCTGTTGAAGGTGATCTGCGGTACGGACACACTGGGCGTCGGCGTCAACGTCCCCATCCGTACGGTGCTGTTCACCGCCCTGACGAAGTACGACGGCACCCGCGTGCGCACCCTGCGCGCGCGGGAGTTCCACCAGATCGCCGGCCGGGCGGGCCGCGCCGGGTTCGACGTGGCGGGGCTCGTGGTGGCGCAGGCGCCCGAGCACGTGGTGGAGAACGAGAAGGCGCTCGCCAAGGCGGGGGACGATCCGAAGAAGCGCCGCAAGGTGGTGCGCAAGAAGGCGCCGGAGGGCTTTGTCGCCTGGTCGGAGACCACCTTCGACAAGCTCATCGGCTCCGACCCTGAGCCGCTGACCTCACGCTTCCGGGTCACACACACGATGCTGCTGTCGGTGATCGCCCGTCCCGGCAACGCCTTCGAGGCGATGCGCCATCTGCTGGAGGACAACCACGAGCCGCGCAGGCAGCAGTTGCGGCACATCAGGCGGGCCATCGCGATCTACCGGTCGCTGCTGGACGGCGGTGTGGTGGAGCGCCTGGAGACACCGGACGCCGAGGGCAGGATCGTCCGGCTCACCGTCGACCTCCAGCAGAACTTCGCGCTGAACCAGCCGCTTTCGACCTTCGCGCTGGCCTCCTTCGAGCTGCTGGACCCCGACTCCCCCTCCTATGCGCTGGACATGGTCTCGGTCGTCGAGTCGACCCTGGACGACCCGCGGCAGATCCTCGCCGCGCAGCAGAACAAGGCGCGCGGCGAGGCGGTCGGCCAGATGAAGGCCGACGGCATCGAGTACGAGGAGCGGATGGAGCGGCTCCAGGACGTCACGTACCCGAGGCCGCTGGAAGAGCTGCTGGTGCACGCGTACAACACGTACCGCACGAGCCATCCGTGGGTCGGCGACCACCCGGTCTCCCCCAAGTCGGTCATCCGTGACATGTACGAACGCGCCCTGACCTTCACGGAGTTCACCTCGCACTACGAGCTGGCCCGCACCGAGGGCATCGTGCTGCGCTATCTGGCCGGCGCGTACAAGGCACTGGAACACACCATTCCGGACCATCTGAAGTCGGAGGATCTGGAGGACCTCACGGCGTGGCTCGGTGAGATGGTCCGGCAGGTCGACTCCAGCCTCCTCGACGAGTGGGAGCAGCTGGCCAATCCCGAGGTGGACACGGCCGAGCAGGCCCAGGAGAAGGCCGACCAGGTCAGGCCGGTCACCGCCAACGCGCGTGCCTTCCGGGTGCTCGTCCGCAACGCCATGTTCCGCAGGGTCGAGCTGGCGGCGCTGGACAAGGTCGGTGAACTGGGCGAGCTGGACGCCGAGTCGGGCTGGGACGCCGACAAGTGGGGCGAGGCGATGGACGCGTACTGGGACGAGTACGAGGACATGAGCACCGGCCCGGACGCCCGCGGCCCGAAGCTGCTGGCCATCGAGGAGGACGCGGCCCACGGCCTCTGGCGGGTGCGCCAGACCTTCGCCGACCCGAAGGGCGACCACGACTGGGGTATCAGCGCCGAGGTGGACCTGGCGGCCTCGGACGAGGAGGGTCTCGCCGTCGTCCGGGTGACGTCGGTGGGTCAGCTCTGA
- a CDS encoding NAD(P)-dependent alcohol dehydrogenase: MRTTVGWRAEGPGATLRRTPLERRELRPDDIAVQVDFCGVCHTDLHALTARTGAQDAPLVPGHEFTGTVTEVGPEVTRFAVGDPVAVGNIVDSCGVCVMCEAGQENFCREFPTLTYSGTDRHDGSTTLGGYSREYVVRDRFVYALPAGLDPAAAAPLLCAGITVWEPLRALGVGPGTRVAVAGLGGLGHLAVKFAVALGARTTVISRTADKADDARKLGADDLLVSTDEARMAEARDRFDVVIDTISAVHDLGPYLRVVAMDGTLSQVGYLGPVAVETMDLLAGRKKLTSAGSGGTPATAAMLEFCAEHGVTADIELLPSARVNDALDRLGRNDVRYRFVLDMSDLSAG; this comes from the coding sequence ATGAGGACCACAGTTGGCTGGCGCGCCGAAGGACCCGGCGCGACGCTGCGCCGCACCCCGTTGGAGCGCCGCGAGCTGCGCCCCGACGACATCGCCGTACAGGTGGACTTCTGCGGTGTCTGCCACACCGATCTGCACGCCCTGACCGCCCGTACCGGTGCGCAGGACGCGCCGCTGGTGCCGGGCCACGAGTTCACCGGGACCGTGACCGAGGTCGGCCCCGAGGTCACCCGTTTCGCGGTGGGCGACCCGGTGGCCGTGGGCAACATCGTCGACTCGTGCGGCGTGTGCGTCATGTGCGAGGCGGGGCAGGAGAACTTCTGCCGGGAGTTCCCGACCCTGACGTACAGCGGCACCGACCGCCATGACGGCTCGACCACCCTCGGCGGCTACTCACGCGAGTACGTCGTACGCGACCGCTTCGTCTACGCGCTGCCCGCCGGCCTCGACCCGGCCGCGGCGGCCCCGCTGCTGTGCGCCGGAATCACCGTGTGGGAGCCGCTGCGCGCCCTCGGCGTGGGCCCCGGCACCCGGGTCGCCGTGGCAGGGCTCGGTGGGCTCGGCCATCTCGCGGTCAAGTTCGCCGTGGCGCTCGGCGCCCGGACGACGGTCATCAGCCGCACGGCGGACAAGGCGGACGACGCCCGCAAGCTGGGCGCCGACGATCTGCTGGTCTCCACGGACGAGGCGCGGATGGCCGAGGCGCGTGACCGCTTCGACGTCGTCATCGACACCATCTCGGCCGTCCACGACCTCGGCCCGTATCTGCGCGTGGTGGCCATGGACGGCACCCTCAGCCAGGTCGGGTATCTGGGCCCCGTCGCTGTGGAGACGATGGACCTGCTGGCCGGCCGCAAGAAGCTCACGTCGGCCGGCAGCGGCGGTACGCCGGCGACCGCCGCGATGCTGGAGTTCTGCGCGGAGCACGGCGTCACGGCCGATATCGAACTGCTGCCCTCGGCGCGGGTGAACGACGCCCTGGACCGGCTCGGCCGTAACGACGTGCGCTACCGCTTCGTGCTCGACATGTCCGACCTGTCGGCCGGCTGA
- a CDS encoding MurT ligase domain-containing protein has product MAGNTDPLSPRAKLAVTAGKAAAAVSRAAGRGSGSVIGGKVALRLDPDLLGRLAQHLDVILVSATNGKTTTTRLIAEALRAAGPVVSNALGANMPAGITSALAGGSDARFGVIEVDEKYLAGVARDTTPKAIALLNLSRDQLDRAAETRMLAEKWREGLAGTKAVVIANADDPLIVWAASSSPNVVWVAAGQEWKDDAWSCPSCGGVMQRPGDDWFCAECGFRRPSPSWVLHGDHVLDPHGSAWPIHLQLPGRANKANAATSAAVAATFGVPPQVALERMWQVQAVAGRYDVVSFLGRDIRLLLAKNPAGWLETFSLIDPPPTPVILSVNARGADGTDTSWLWDVDYTRLAGHPIFVIGDRKLDLAVRLEVAGLDFRVCESPDEAVRTAPPGRIEAIANYTAFQDLRRRVGN; this is encoded by the coding sequence ATGGCAGGCAACACGGACCCGCTGTCGCCGCGGGCCAAGCTGGCCGTGACGGCGGGCAAGGCCGCAGCGGCGGTGTCACGCGCTGCCGGGCGTGGCAGCGGATCGGTGATCGGCGGGAAGGTGGCGCTGAGACTCGACCCCGATCTGCTGGGCCGGCTCGCGCAGCACCTCGACGTCATCCTGGTGTCGGCGACGAACGGCAAGACCACCACCACGCGGCTGATCGCGGAAGCCCTGCGCGCCGCGGGGCCCGTGGTCTCGAACGCGCTCGGCGCGAACATGCCGGCCGGCATCACCTCGGCCCTGGCCGGCGGTTCCGACGCCAGGTTCGGTGTGATCGAGGTGGACGAGAAGTATCTCGCCGGGGTGGCACGCGACACGACGCCCAAGGCGATCGCGCTGCTCAACCTCTCCCGCGACCAGCTCGACCGCGCGGCGGAGACCCGGATGCTCGCCGAGAAGTGGCGCGAGGGCCTGGCCGGTACGAAGGCGGTCGTGATCGCCAACGCCGACGACCCGCTGATCGTCTGGGCCGCCTCCTCGTCCCCGAACGTGGTGTGGGTGGCGGCCGGCCAGGAGTGGAAGGACGACGCCTGGTCGTGCCCCTCCTGCGGCGGTGTGATGCAGCGCCCCGGGGACGACTGGTTCTGCGCCGAGTGCGGCTTCCGCAGGCCATCCCCCAGCTGGGTGCTGCACGGCGACCACGTACTCGACCCGCACGGCTCGGCCTGGCCGATCCACCTCCAGCTGCCGGGCCGCGCCAACAAGGCGAACGCGGCGACGTCGGCCGCCGTGGCGGCGACCTTCGGCGTACCGCCGCAGGTGGCCCTGGAGCGCATGTGGCAGGTGCAGGCCGTGGCGGGGCGGTACGACGTGGTGTCGTTCCTCGGCCGCGACATCCGGCTGCTGCTCGCGAAGAACCCGGCGGGCTGGCTGGAGACGTTCTCCCTCATCGACCCGCCGCCGACCCCGGTCATCCTCTCCGTCAACGCCCGTGGCGCCGACGGTACGGACACCTCGTGGCTGTGGGACGTCGACTACACCCGGCTCGCCGGACACCCGATCTTCGTCATCGGCGACCGCAAGCTGGACCTCGCGGTGCGCCTCGAGGTCGCCGGGCTCGACTTCCGGGTGTGCGAGAGCCCGGACGAGGCCGTGCGGACGGCGCCGCCCGGACGTATCGAGGCGATCGCCAACTACACCGCGTTCCAGGATCTGCGCCGCCGCGTCGGCAACTGA
- a CDS encoding glutathione peroxidase, producing MALYDIPLRTLAGEPTSLAEYRGKAVLVVNVASKCGLTPQYAGLEQLQKTYGDRGFTVLGVPSNQFAGQEPGTAEEIQTFCSATYGVTFPMLEKTDVNGESRHPLYVELTKTTDGAGEAGDVSWNFEKFLLSPQGEVVARIRPRTEPDAPEVVSAIEAQLPA from the coding sequence ATGGCGCTGTACGACATCCCGCTGCGCACCCTGGCCGGCGAGCCCACTTCTCTGGCCGAGTACCGGGGCAAGGCCGTGCTGGTGGTGAACGTGGCCTCCAAGTGCGGGCTCACCCCGCAGTACGCCGGACTTGAGCAGCTTCAGAAGACCTACGGCGACCGGGGCTTCACCGTCCTCGGCGTGCCGAGCAACCAGTTCGCCGGACAGGAGCCCGGTACGGCCGAGGAGATCCAGACGTTCTGCTCGGCGACGTACGGGGTCACCTTCCCGATGCTGGAGAAGACGGACGTGAACGGGGAGAGCCGGCACCCGCTGTACGTGGAGCTGACGAAGACCACGGACGGCGCGGGCGAGGCCGGGGACGTCTCGTGGAACTTCGAGAAGTTCCTGCTCTCCCCGCAGGGCGAGGTCGTCGCCCGGATCCGCCCGCGCACCGAGCCGGACGCCCCCGAGGTCGTCTCCGCGATCGAGGCGCAGCTCCCCGCCTGA
- a CDS encoding TetR family transcriptional regulator gives METTQQAEQQRSAQQRRRQLLEAADRVVLRDGPQASMNAIAAEAGITKPILYRHFGDKGGLYRALAKRHTDALLDALRAALDAPAERRQRVEATLDTYLYAIEARPQVYRFLMHPAEDAQPTEAGFDVGRHSAPLLRRLGEELATVIEERVDLGPDSQQLARVWGHGIVGMMHAAGDWWLGERPCSREQLVRTLADMLWGRLASVDNRAGGPGF, from the coding sequence ATGGAGACCACACAGCAGGCCGAGCAGCAGCGCTCGGCCCAGCAGAGACGGCGCCAGTTGCTGGAGGCCGCCGACCGCGTGGTGCTCCGCGACGGACCCCAGGCGTCCATGAACGCGATCGCCGCCGAGGCGGGCATCACGAAGCCCATTCTGTACCGGCACTTCGGCGACAAGGGCGGCCTGTACCGGGCGCTGGCCAAGCGGCACACCGACGCGCTGCTCGACGCCCTGCGCGCCGCCCTGGACGCGCCGGCCGAGCGGCGCCAGCGGGTCGAGGCCACGCTGGACACGTACCTGTACGCCATCGAGGCGCGCCCGCAGGTGTACCGCTTCCTGATGCATCCGGCCGAGGACGCCCAGCCGACCGAGGCCGGGTTCGACGTCGGCCGGCATTCGGCGCCGCTGCTGCGCAGGCTCGGCGAGGAGCTGGCCACCGTCATCGAGGAGCGGGTCGACCTCGGCCCCGACAGCCAGCAGCTCGCCCGCGTCTGGGGTCATGGCATCGTCGGCATGATGCACGCGGCGGGCGACTGGTGGCTCGGTGAACGGCCCTGCTCGCGTGAGCAGTTGGTGCGCACCCTGGCGGACATGCTGTGGGGCAGGCTGGCGAGCGTGGACAACCGCGCGGGCGGCCCCGGTTTCTGA
- a CDS encoding acyl-CoA dehydrogenase family protein, translating to MAEFTLELNDDQKQVRDWLHGFAADVVRPAAAEWDEREETPWPVIQEAAKLGIYSLDFYAQQFFDPTGLGIPMAMEELFWGDAGIALSIVGTGLAAVGVLANGTEEQIGTWIPQMYGDADDVKLAAFCSSEPDAGSDVAAMRTRAVYEEATDEWVLNGTKTWATNGGIANVHVVVAVVDPELGSKGHASFIVPPGTPGLAQGQKFKKHGIRASHTAEVVLEDVRIPGHCLLGGKDKLDERLARARERAAAGGERMKNAAMATFEASRPAVGAMAVGTARAAYEVALDYATTRTQFGRPIIDNQGIAFQLADMRTRIDASRLLVWRASWMASAGKPFTSAEGSMSKLFASETAKAVTAQAVQILGGNGFTREYPVERMHRDAAIYTIFEGTSEIQRLVIARTISGVQIR from the coding sequence ATGGCCGAGTTCACGCTCGAACTCAACGACGACCAGAAGCAGGTGCGGGACTGGCTGCACGGCTTCGCCGCCGATGTCGTCCGCCCGGCGGCCGCCGAGTGGGACGAGCGTGAGGAGACGCCGTGGCCGGTCATCCAGGAGGCGGCCAAGCTCGGCATCTACTCGCTCGACTTCTACGCGCAGCAGTTCTTCGACCCCACCGGGCTCGGCATCCCGATGGCGATGGAGGAGCTGTTCTGGGGTGACGCGGGGATAGCGCTGTCGATCGTCGGCACCGGACTCGCCGCCGTCGGCGTCCTCGCCAACGGCACCGAGGAGCAGATCGGCACCTGGATACCGCAGATGTACGGCGACGCCGACGACGTGAAGCTCGCCGCGTTCTGCTCGTCCGAGCCCGACGCCGGCTCCGACGTGGCCGCCATGCGGACCCGCGCCGTGTACGAGGAGGCCACCGACGAATGGGTGCTCAACGGCACCAAGACCTGGGCGACCAACGGCGGCATAGCCAACGTGCACGTCGTGGTCGCCGTCGTCGATCCCGAGCTGGGCTCGAAGGGCCACGCCTCCTTCATCGTCCCGCCGGGCACCCCCGGGCTGGCCCAGGGCCAGAAGTTCAAGAAGCACGGCATCCGCGCCTCGCACACCGCCGAGGTCGTCCTCGAAGACGTCCGGATACCGGGGCACTGCCTGCTCGGCGGCAAGGACAAGCTCGACGAACGCCTCGCCAGGGCCCGCGAGCGGGCCGCGGCCGGCGGCGAGCGGATGAAGAACGCGGCCATGGCCACCTTCGAGGCGTCCCGCCCCGCCGTCGGTGCCATGGCGGTCGGCACGGCGCGCGCCGCGTACGAGGTCGCCCTCGACTACGCCACCACCCGCACCCAGTTCGGCCGCCCCATCATCGACAACCAGGGCATCGCCTTCCAGCTCGCCGACATGCGCACCCGGATCGACGCGTCGCGGCTGCTGGTGTGGCGGGCGTCCTGGATGGCGAGCGCGGGAAAGCCGTTCACCTCGGCCGAGGGCTCCATGTCGAAGCTGTTCGCCAGCGAGACCGCGAAAGCCGTCACCGCCCAGGCCGTACAGATCCTGGGCGGCAACGGCTTCACCCGCGAATACCCGGTCGAGCGGATGCACCGGGACGCGGCGATCTACACGATCTTCGAAGGGACCAGCGAGATCCAGCGCCTGGTGATCGCCCGCACCATCTCGGGCGTGCAGATCCGCTAG
- a CDS encoding metal-dependent hydrolase — translation MMGPAHSLSGAAAWLGVGAAAAAAGHSMPWPVLAVGALICAGAALAPDLDHKAATISRAFGPISRGLCEIVDRMSTAVYKATRKKGDPRRNGGHRTLTHTWLWAVLVGAGASGLAIVGGRWAVLFILFVHMVLAVEGLLWRAARMSSDVLVWLLGATSAWMLADILDEPGNGAHWLFTGVGHEYVWLGLPIILGALVHDIGDAITVSGCPILWPIPLGRKRWYPIGPPKFIRFRAGAWVEIKVLMPAFMVLGGVGAAAALGVF, via the coding sequence ATGATGGGACCGGCACACTCACTGTCAGGGGCGGCGGCCTGGCTGGGGGTGGGTGCGGCGGCGGCAGCCGCAGGACACAGCATGCCGTGGCCGGTACTGGCCGTGGGCGCCCTGATATGCGCGGGCGCCGCGCTCGCCCCCGATCTGGACCACAAGGCGGCGACCATCTCGCGTGCTTTCGGACCCATCTCACGCGGGCTGTGCGAGATCGTCGACAGGATGTCGACCGCCGTCTACAAGGCGACGAGGAAGAAGGGCGACCCGCGCAGGAACGGCGGCCACCGCACCCTGACCCACACCTGGTTGTGGGCGGTCCTGGTCGGCGCTGGGGCCTCGGGTCTCGCGATCGTCGGCGGCCGCTGGGCGGTCCTCTTCATCCTCTTCGTGCACATGGTGCTGGCCGTGGAGGGGCTGCTGTGGCGGGCGGCGCGGATGTCGAGCGACGTCCTGGTCTGGCTGCTCGGCGCGACCAGCGCGTGGATGCTGGCGGACATCCTGGACGAGCCGGGCAACGGCGCGCACTGGCTGTTCACCGGGGTCGGTCACGAGTACGTCTGGCTGGGGCTGCCGATCATCCTCGGCGCGCTCGTGCACGACATCGGTGACGCGATAACCGTCTCCGGCTGCCCGATCCTGTGGCCCATCCCGCTGGGCCGTAAGCGCTGGTACCCGATCGGGCCGCCGAAGTTCATCCGCTTCAGGGCGGGCGCCTGGGTGGAGATCAAGGTCCTGATGCCCGCGTTCATGGTGCTGGGAGGGGTCGGCGCCGCGGCGGCGCTGGGCGTGTTCTGA